The Brachypodium distachyon strain Bd21 chromosome 4, Brachypodium_distachyon_v3.0, whole genome shotgun sequence nucleotide sequence ATAGCGTACGTCGTGTAAAACTATATCTCCATGAAATTACTTATGATTATGCATCGGAATATACCATGATTGGTTAGGAGCTCCAGGCTTGGAAGTTTGCGGGATGCAAAGGAGATAGCTATTTCCCATGATTGAGAGGCATTGGTTTCACGCAAACAGACCACCCGAAGTGTCTTTTCCTTTCATGTTTAGACTTGTTCTCTTTGCccttcctttgtttttttttgtaattagTTTTGTACCTGTTTCTGCTTCTTAAGTAATGAAAGTAGCGCTGCTACATTTCGTCAAAAACTTATGCATCGGAATATACCGATGTGTTGAGTGAACAATGCTGTTCAAAGTTTAGAATGCTTGAGAAATCTCAAATTTTCTTGTCCATCGTTCAGTGAGTGAACATTTTACCGGAACTCATCCACTGAGGCAAAATGAATCGGAATATACAGATGTGTTGGGTGAACAGTCTGTTCGGAGTTTAGAATGTTTGAGAAATCCCAAAGTTTCTTGTCCATCTAGCGAGTGAAGATTTTACCAGAACTTGTCAAAGTGAAGCTACTATTCGTTTTCGGTTAAGTTAATTTGATCCCAGTCCAATAAATATGTAACTTTAAGGCCAGTtacttggaagttggaacacAACAATTCACATGCATGAAGAAGTTGGGAACTCAAATAGAAAGATTATTGATAACCGAAGAGATTACATACAGTACTGTCGTTAATTAACATAATCAATATTTCCTATTTTGTGTGTGTCGGCCGCAGGGAAAGTAAATATCGCATCTAAGATAATCTAAATTGACAAATTTAGGCGCCAATCTCCACATGAAAGTTAAGAGGGGCCTTGTAGGTTTGACTTCTTGAAAAAGAAATTCATCCATGCGAGATCGAGGTTCCAGGTCTTActgttattttatttgaaagaTTAGAAAGTCAAATGTGCTCAGTAAAGATTCAGATCGAATTTAGCTTGCACTCATCTAACCTGGAAGGCTGTGAAACCGGCcataacatgcatgcatacattaGCCTGCAGTTTGCATTAATTGTCATGCATCTGTactctcaaaaaaattatcaGAGGATATATTCGTTAATTCATTTTTCGTTAAACTGTCACCCAGCTTTGCAACAATCCAGCTTTGCCACACTTGTGGAGCGTACAATTCAGATGACAGAAGGTTTTTGAACCATGCTAGCGACGATCACATCCGTGGCACAGAGGCCTCGAGGGTTATCCTGCGCCACGCAGATCAACAGTTTGGGACACCAAGGGACAATCTTCCGGCATTATTTTGCTGGGGTTCGTCCCTTAATTGGGACTGCTAGAGATACAATATTACTGTGATTAGAGACATAAGATAGAATCAGTTTAAACAAATTAATTGTCTTGCACTTCAAGTCTATCTTCCTACTTTGTActctatatataccccataACGGTCAGATACTCAAATCAATACAACAACAGAGATCGGGATTCCACAAGTCGCATCTTTCTACATGGTATCTGAACGGTTAGACTAACATCGCTGATCCTTGGCCACACCTTCCGCATCATGCTGCCTCCGGGGAGATCGTGCTCCGTAATCCCCCCGGAGGGCTCCCGTAGTTCTTCTTCCGATCAATCAAAGCTAGATTGATTCTTTAGATCAAGCCTCTTCCGCATTATagattactccctccgattctaaattgttatcgaaatattacatgtatctaaacgctttttaagaatagatgcatccatatttggacaaatttaagtcaagaatttagaattggagggagtagacaAGTTCCCAATTCCAAAATTCATCAATAGATATGTTTTTCAATTAGCCGCAAAAATAACTAGATTCCCTCAGGTGAAAATCAGTGCAGAGTTCGGTGTTTCAGGCAGTGCCCAAAATCGCCGGCCGTGAGCACGGCGTGCATGACACGCTGCCTTCAGGCCTGTGTGCACCTACCTCTACGCCCACGGCGCAACGTCCACTCGTCCACGCCGTGGGGAGCCTATATTTGCGATCAGAGGATCCGGAGCGATATATAGCAAAACAGAGCACCGATTTCACATACAAGTCCTCTTTGCTAACAGAAAAGCCCTAAGTTGCTTGAATCAGTAGCTTCCCTgtgaattacttgtcgaaataaaGACACTTAATTATAGATGcaactatatatatgtggCATTGTGGCTCCTctgaaaatggaaaaaaggCACCTGTTTCAAAAATATATGCTGGCCTAGTGTACAACTTTCTGTGCCAAAGCTAAATTAACTACACTCTCTGTCAAGATGGAGGCCACTAGCTGTGAGTACCTACATAAAGACCACGGCAGGAATGATGTTGCTGAAGAAGATCAAGACTCTCCATGGACAGATGGAAGTCAGTTGCTAGAATTTCGCCAATTGCGCAGGGTTAAATCCCAAGCATTCAACCACCTCTTCACTACACTTGCAGGGGTATGATTTGCACTAATCGACTGCTTTAGAAAAGAGCAATGTACTTCAGCACATAGCATGCTTCTCGCCGCAGTTTTTACCACGATCCGGAGAGTCGCGTCTGAGGTGGCAATACCATATCTAACCATTGTTGCCCTGTTTTCTTTAGTTTTCCTCTAATACCTCACACAGATTGACGAGAAATGTTTGGACTGGATGTTTCTGGCTAGGAAAAACTGGTTCTCTTCGATGTGTTAGCTTATTAGTATTTATATGTTCAGAGGATGTGTCTTGATGTATGCCACATGCAACTGCGATGAATGTGATGGCAGTTTTGCTTTCCATTCTCACACACCAAACGTGATTTTGTTCCATGCATCCAACTGCGATGAGAGTTTAGGGACAGGTGTAAAAGGTGTATGAGTACTGCTTTGAAATTGCTTTTGCATGCCACTGCTTGTTCCTAGCTTGTTGCAACTCATCGTTCGCTTTGATTGAGAGTTTAGGGACTATTTGTCTAGTTTCAGCTTACTAGCTTAGAGTCAAGTGCATCTTGTATTGGAGCTATATGAGTACACTTCTCCATGCTATTAAGAATATTTCTATACGTACTAAAGCAAAGATTTTGGTCCTACTGCACTAATTAACCTGCATGTAATATAATACTTCCTCCTTCCCATATTAAATAACTTTCTatacgttttttagacatagatacattcatatttaaacaaatttgggCCACTTAACTACTAGTACTAATATAACGAAGGAAAACAGCCGCACGTGGCGACATGGAACTGCTACACTGCACATTATTTGTAGTCGCaatactactcccttcgatcaGTCCCATGGCACATAAGGTCAAGATTATTCTGCAACCGGAACCGTGGGGTTGTTCATGATGGTCTCGACAGCGCCGCTGGATCCAGTGAAGCATCAGTCGCTCTGCAGGGCAGCCGGAGCCGCAGTAGCTTCCCCCGAGGCCACATCTCCCTACCTCGCTGCAACAATAGTTATTGGTGCAATGTCAGAACTGTACGTGGAGAGTATCAAGGAAGCAGAGCACAAGATCCTATTCGGATGCCTGCCACACGCGACTTTGGACTCGGTGAGACAGTCTTATCTACTGCATCAATGTCACAGCTCTCAAAACTAGATCTCGCATCGAAAGCCGGCAGAATCATGGACGCAGAGCACAAGAGCCATTCGTGCCAGGATTCCATTAATTGTATATTGGATTAGCACTTATGGAGACGACGACCTCGATCTACGTACAGATTATGTTACATACTACATGATTGACAtgatcacatgcatgcaccgtgCATCTCCCAGATTAATTAATCTCGAACAATCGTTAGCCACATACATGGGGAATGGTACACTGAACCTCATTTAATTAAGCGAGACAGGGGATATATCATCAACACATTATATACACTCTACAGTCCACACACAAGCACTACTACTTACTAGTAGTACATACTTAgccaagaaagaagaagaggaaaacagAAGGTCGAAGATGAAGACGAAGGTCCTCGCACCGCTCGGCGCTGCCGTGGTACTGCTGGCCTTGGTGGCGGTGCAGGGGGCGCAGGCGCAGAAGTGCGGCAAGCAGGGCAACGGCATGGAGTGCCCCAACAACCTGTGCTGCAACCAGTACGGGAACTGCGGCATCGGCATGGACTACTGCAGCAACGGGTGCCAGAGCGGCGCCTGCTACAAGAGCAAGCGGTGCGGCACCCAGGCCAACGGCACCCTCTGCCCCAACAACCACTGCTGCAGCAGGCTGGGCTACTGCGGCTTCGGCTCCGAGTACTGCGCCAACAACTGCCAGAGCGGACCCTGCCGCCATGACGTCAGGTGCGGCAaggaggccggcggcaagCTGTGCGACAACAACCTCTGCTGCAGCATGTGGGGGTACTGCGGCCTCGGCTCCGAGTTCTGCAGCATCGACTGCCAGAGCGGCCCCTGCAGCTACGAGAAGCTGTGCGGCAAGCAGAACGGCGGCAAGGCTTGCACCGACGGCTACTGCTGCAGCCAGCACGGGTCATGCGGCCTCGGCATGAACTACTGCGGTCAAGGCTGCCAGAGCGGCAGCTGCCACAACACCGGCCTGGACGGCAACATCGCCTTCATCATGAC carries:
- the LOC100836367 gene encoding agglutinin isolectin 3; translated protein: MKTKVLAPLGAAVVLLALVAVQGAQAQKCGKQGNGMECPNNLCCNQYGNCGIGMDYCSNGCQSGACYKSKRCGTQANGTLCPNNHCCSRLGYCGFGSEYCANNCQSGPCRHDVRCGKEAGGKLCDNNLCCSMWGYCGLGSEFCSIDCQSGPCSYEKLCGKQNGGKACTDGYCCSQHGSCGLGMNYCGQGCQSGSCHNTGLDGNIAFIMTNSTTQ